Proteins found in one Planococcus citri chromosome 2, ihPlaCitr1.1, whole genome shotgun sequence genomic segment:
- the LOC135834698 gene encoding uncharacterized protein LOC135834698 isoform X2 codes for MGAIIDPTCAGCSLKRLTVAVLIMYLFSEIVHLLAGIYHLCWEAKSSPPVDFIEILLVKNSICIIVLHVAFLGICKNQPALLVPVLITRLIICVEDVIDLLWFIFKGQAIVPTSIPIAYTENIFTELIFGILFLAITFYFFAVIYSYYCELKEVNRRMLLEKVKGISEGLAE; via the exons atggGTGCGATAATCGACCCCACTTGCGCTGGATGCTCTTTGAAGCGGTTGACAGTGGCCGTCTTGATTATGTACTTG ttttctgaGATTGTTCACCTATTGGCCGGAATCTATCATTTATGTTGGGAAG cAAAATCATCACCACCCGTCGATTTCATAGAAATATTGTTGGTGAAGAATAGCATTTGTATTATTGTCTTGCATGTTGCATTTCTTGGAATTTGTAAG aatcaacCTGCCCTTCTGGTACCCGTATTAATCACCCGACTTATAATCTGTGTTGAGGATGTAATTGACTTACTTTGGTTCATTTTCAAAGGACAGGCAATAGTGCCAACTTCAATACCCATTGCTTACaccgaaaatattttcacagaACTTATATTTGGTATTTTGTTTCTAG ctatTACTTTCTATTTCTTCGCAGTCATTTATAGTTACTATTGCGAATTGAAAGAAGTGAATCGCCGTATGTTGCTTGAAAAAGTTAAGGGAATTTCAGAAGGGCTTGCAGAATGA
- the LOC135834698 gene encoding uncharacterized protein LOC135834698 isoform X1 produces the protein MGAIIDPTCAGCSLKRLTVAVLIMYLFSEIVHLLAGIYHLCWEVAKSSPPVDFIEILLVKNSICIIVLHVAFLGICKNQPALLVPVLITRLIICVEDVIDLLWFIFKGQAIVPTSIPIAYTENIFTELIFGILFLAITFYFFAVIYSYYCELKEVNRRMLLEKVKGISEGLAE, from the exons atggGTGCGATAATCGACCCCACTTGCGCTGGATGCTCTTTGAAGCGGTTGACAGTGGCCGTCTTGATTATGTACTTG ttttctgaGATTGTTCACCTATTGGCCGGAATCTATCATTTATGTTGGGAAG tagcAAAATCATCACCACCCGTCGATTTCATAGAAATATTGTTGGTGAAGAATAGCATTTGTATTATTGTCTTGCATGTTGCATTTCTTGGAATTTGTAAG aatcaacCTGCCCTTCTGGTACCCGTATTAATCACCCGACTTATAATCTGTGTTGAGGATGTAATTGACTTACTTTGGTTCATTTTCAAAGGACAGGCAATAGTGCCAACTTCAATACCCATTGCTTACaccgaaaatattttcacagaACTTATATTTGGTATTTTGTTTCTAG ctatTACTTTCTATTTCTTCGCAGTCATTTATAGTTACTATTGCGAATTGAAAGAAGTGAATCGCCGTATGTTGCTTGAAAAAGTTAAGGGAATTTCAGAAGGGCTTGCAGAATGA